A single Paenibacillus kribbensis DNA region contains:
- a CDS encoding LysE family translocator, whose amino-acid sequence MDITSFLIYCMIATFTPGPTNIVILSTVHNFGAKKAMKYTYGATIAFGLLLVISAILNTMLVTIIPKILIVMQIIGSCYMFYLAYQVYKMDTSNPTVNQTATFMSGFLMQFLNPKVVLFTMTVIPSFIMPHYIAIPAVTISIVAITLIGFLAFVTWVLFGTVFKEFLQKHSKIVNVMMTIFLAYAAIMIWM is encoded by the coding sequence ATGGATATTACATCTTTTTTGATTTACTGTATGATTGCCACTTTTACACCGGGTCCTACCAATATCGTCATATTATCCACAGTGCATAATTTTGGTGCAAAAAAGGCAATGAAATATACGTATGGAGCAACGATTGCTTTTGGTTTATTACTTGTTATTTCTGCTATATTGAATACTATGCTTGTAACGATCATACCGAAAATTTTAATTGTGATGCAGATAATCGGAAGCTGTTATATGTTCTATCTTGCATATCAAGTTTACAAAATGGATACATCCAATCCAACCGTAAACCAAACGGCTACCTTTATGTCAGGCTTCTTGATGCAGTTTTTAAATCCAAAGGTAGTACTATTTACAATGACTGTAATTCCTAGTTTTATTATGCCTCACTATATCGCAATACCTGCGGTGACGATAAGTATTGTCGCTATAACTCTTATTGGATTTTTAGCATTTGTGACATGGGTTCTTTTCGGTACAGTCTTCAAGGAATTTTTACAGAAGCATAGTAAGATTGTTAATGTAATGATGACCATATTTTTAGCTTATGCTGCCATCATGATCTGGATGTAG
- a CDS encoding MetQ/NlpA family ABC transporter substrate-binding protein has product MKKSFAVLLGISLLLVAAGCGNKSTESNGSSSASGSETQKVVIGSMGSDAQIWRHIADSQAAKDAKLDIQVKDINGGIETNNATRDGDVDVNAFQSWAYLVSYNKESKADLKAIATTYLEPMGIYSQKFKSIDEVTDGAVVALADNPANTARGLKLLEASGLIKLKADFNDALGTVNDITSNPKHLKFELIDDKTGPRVIQDVGLVLIGNTIALEGGLNVLKDSLFHEEISQSTKNNINVLVTTSDKENDKGLQKLAALYHNEDTQKYIKDEFGGTKVEVKEPVSYLQGQSSK; this is encoded by the coding sequence ATGAAGAAATCATTCGCTGTACTATTAGGAATTAGTTTATTATTGGTAGCCGCAGGATGCGGTAATAAAAGCACTGAAAGTAATGGCTCCAGCTCCGCTTCCGGCTCGGAAACGCAAAAAGTAGTCATCGGCTCCATGGGCTCTGACGCCCAGATTTGGAGACATATTGCTGATTCTCAGGCAGCCAAGGATGCCAAGCTGGACATCCAGGTGAAAGATATTAACGGTGGAATCGAAACGAACAATGCGACCAGAGATGGTGATGTGGACGTGAATGCATTCCAATCGTGGGCGTATCTGGTGAGCTACAACAAAGAGAGCAAAGCCGATTTGAAAGCTATAGCCACAACCTATCTGGAGCCTATGGGAATTTATTCACAAAAATTTAAAAGCATTGATGAAGTGACCGACGGGGCTGTGGTGGCTTTGGCAGATAACCCGGCCAATACAGCAAGGGGCTTGAAGCTGTTGGAGGCATCTGGTCTAATTAAGCTTAAAGCTGACTTTAATGATGCTTTGGGTACAGTCAATGATATTACCAGCAATCCCAAACACCTGAAATTCGAGTTGATCGACGATAAAACAGGACCACGTGTCATTCAAGATGTAGGCTTGGTATTGATCGGGAATACGATTGCTTTAGAGGGTGGCCTGAATGTGCTGAAGGATTCCTTGTTCCACGAAGAGATCAGTCAGTCAACCAAAAACAATATTAATGTCCTGGTTACTACATCCGATAAGGAAAATGACAAAGGACTGCAAAAATTAGCAGCCCTCTACCATAACGAGGATACTCAAAAATACATTAAAGATGAATTTGGCGGCACCAAAGTAGAGGTTAAAGAGCCTGTTTCTTATTTGCAAGGCCAGTCTTCAAAATGA
- a CDS encoding SDR family NAD(P)-dependent oxidoreductase: protein MISIDLSNQTAVVTGGKSGIGKGIVELFIQSGAKVISADISYDDPYRVVQPQLVETHLDISRPDDIDRWCNVLLNEAGVPDILVNCAGTSTMDYVIDSKLADWEKVFSINSTGLYVASKRFAKEMVDAHKPGRIIQIASQAGKNGYRAMGGYCASKHAVLGLTKVMAIELAAHNILVNAVCPGIVETPMKQRERIEGGIIRGMTAQEIYEEDCSQVPLGRTAEVEDIANVVLFLASPLSAYMTGQAINVTGGMTMH from the coding sequence ATGATTTCGATTGACTTATCTAATCAGACAGCGGTAGTGACAGGCGGCAAGTCAGGTATAGGCAAGGGGATTGTCGAGCTTTTCATTCAAAGCGGAGCAAAAGTGATTTCTGCTGATATTTCTTATGATGATCCGTATAGAGTAGTCCAGCCGCAGTTGGTTGAAACGCATTTGGATATTTCCAGGCCAGATGATATCGACAGATGGTGCAATGTACTGCTCAACGAAGCGGGAGTTCCTGATATATTGGTGAACTGCGCAGGCACTTCTACGATGGATTATGTCATTGACTCCAAATTAGCCGATTGGGAAAAAGTATTTTCGATCAATTCAACCGGATTGTATGTAGCGTCCAAACGTTTTGCCAAAGAAATGGTGGATGCACATAAGCCAGGACGAATTATTCAGATTGCCTCGCAGGCTGGAAAAAATGGTTATCGGGCCATGGGTGGATATTGTGCCTCCAAGCATGCGGTTCTCGGCTTGACCAAGGTGATGGCCATTGAGCTTGCTGCGCATAACATTTTGGTCAACGCGGTATGTCCCGGTATTGTAGAAACACCGATGAAACAGCGTGAACGGATTGAAGGGGGCATCATTCGCGGAATGACTGCTCAAGAAATATACGAGGAAGATTGTTCGCAGGTACCTTTGGGGAGAACGGCCGAGGTGGAGGATATCGCCAATGTGGTGCTGTTTCTGGCAAGTCCGCTCTCCGCATATATGACAGGACAAGCGATCAATGTTACAGGCGGAATGACGATGCACTAG
- a CDS encoding S-ribosylhomocysteine lyase, which translates to MAKVESFQLDHTIVKAPYVRAAGVEHDEKGSTVQKYDLRFLQPNEDALPTAAVHTLEHLLATYLRDEIKGIIDISPMGCRTGFYLILWNEHEPEEIALALEKTLKRILETTEVPAVTALECGNYRDHSLFSAQEYVKIVLEAGISRDPFERVF; encoded by the coding sequence ATGGCAAAAGTAGAAAGCTTTCAACTAGATCACACGATTGTAAAAGCCCCTTATGTAAGAGCGGCTGGAGTAGAACACGACGAAAAAGGAAGCACGGTTCAAAAGTATGATTTGAGATTTTTGCAGCCGAATGAAGATGCACTTCCAACAGCCGCTGTACATACGTTGGAGCACTTATTAGCGACGTATCTACGAGATGAAATTAAAGGGATTATCGATATTTCTCCGATGGGCTGCAGAACGGGATTCTACCTGATTTTATGGAATGAGCATGAGCCTGAGGAAATTGCACTTGCGCTGGAAAAAACCTTGAAACGAATTCTGGAAACGACTGAGGTTCCGGCGGTTACTGCCTTGGAATGCGGAAATTACAGGGACCACTCTCTTTTTTCAGCGCAGGAATATGTGAAGATTGTATTGGAGGCTGGCATTAGCCGCGATCCTTTTGAAAGAGTATTTTAA
- a CDS encoding GTP pyrophosphokinase, whose amino-acid sequence MNEPDWKHLNAVPLPLQEFQLQLDQNNVNTKQLEEWRKIPVLYQLALEELKNKIKLIQTEWKLLDGFSPIEHIKTRIKEPRSIVEKVRRKGYEVTLDNILREIHDIAGMRVVCAFVKDIYRLMDHLRTREDIRILEIKDYIAHPKPNGYQSLHVIVEIPLILFEGTRWIKVEIQLRTLAMDFWASMEHILYYKFDKKVPEHVVSGLSEAARATYELDQKMLKLRSEILSLSEEQDLEESSEQPTAAEPSSKTLSLATDHAESRPQTC is encoded by the coding sequence GTGAATGAACCGGATTGGAAGCACTTGAATGCTGTCCCTTTGCCCCTACAGGAATTTCAGCTGCAGCTGGATCAGAACAATGTGAACACCAAGCAATTGGAGGAGTGGAGAAAAATTCCTGTCCTGTATCAGTTGGCTTTGGAGGAATTAAAGAACAAAATTAAGCTGATTCAAACCGAATGGAAGCTGTTGGACGGTTTTAGCCCGATTGAGCATATTAAAACCCGTATCAAAGAGCCACGCAGCATTGTGGAAAAGGTTCGGCGCAAAGGGTATGAAGTTACCCTGGATAATATACTGCGTGAAATTCATGACATCGCAGGAATGCGAGTGGTATGCGCTTTTGTCAAAGATATTTACCGTCTGATGGATCACCTCCGTACACGAGAAGACATTCGTATCCTGGAGATCAAGGACTATATTGCCCATCCCAAGCCCAACGGATATCAGAGCCTGCATGTCATTGTGGAGATTCCGCTCATCCTGTTTGAAGGCACACGCTGGATCAAGGTTGAAATTCAGCTGCGCACACTGGCTATGGATTTTTGGGCCAGCATGGAGCATATTCTGTACTATAAGTTCGATAAGAAAGTACCTGAGCATGTCGTTAGCGGATTATCCGAGGCTGCACGTGCCACTTATGAGCTGGATCAGAAAATGTTGAAGCTGCGGAGCGAAATATTATCGCTGAGCGAGGAGCAGGATCTAGAAGAATCCTCCGAGCAGCCAACTGCTGCGGAACCTTCTTCGAAGACACTTTCCCTTGCCACGGATCACGCTGAATCCCGACCACAGACCTGCTAG
- the thrS gene encoding threonine--tRNA ligase — protein sequence MSIQVKLPDGAVREYEQGVTIADVAGSISSGLKKNAVAGKVNGKAVDLNTVLDQNVDLEIITLDSGDGLEIYRHSTAHLLAQALKRIYGEKNVKLGIGPVIESGFYYDIDIETPLSVDDLAKIEKEMAKITQENLPITRRAVSREEATRIFGELEDPLKLELIRDLPEDAEITIYDQGEFFDLCRGPHLPSTGRIKAFKLLSVAGAYWRGDSNNKMLQRIYGTAFPKKAQLDEHLHLLEEAKKRDHRKLGKELELFMFSEEAPGMPFYLPKGMVVRTALEDYSREIQRLHGYEEVRTPLMMNNRLWEQSGHYEHYKENMYFSEVDETTFALKPMNCPGHMLVFKNELHSYRDLPIRISEFGQVHRHELSGALNGMMRVRTFCQDDAHIFVTPGQIEQEITDVIKLINEMYSVFGFDFTVELSTRPDDFMGEPALWDQAEQALQNVLDHLGISYRINAGDGAFYGPKIDFHILDALKRSWQCGTIQLDFQMPEKFDLTYVGEDNQKHRPVVIHRAIYGSIDRFMGILTEHFTGAFPLWLAPVHAKLLPVSENYIETANQVQEALLQAGLRVEVDTRNEKLGYKIREAQLEKVPYMFVIGENEKTTGTVAVRKRGEGDLGSLSIADIVEKISTEIREKQ from the coding sequence GTGAGTATTCAAGTGAAATTGCCGGATGGAGCTGTACGCGAGTACGAGCAAGGTGTAACGATTGCCGATGTAGCGGGTTCGATCAGCTCCGGTCTGAAAAAGAACGCAGTAGCAGGTAAAGTGAACGGGAAGGCTGTAGATCTGAACACCGTTTTGGATCAGAACGTTGACCTTGAAATTATTACGCTGGACAGTGGGGACGGTCTGGAAATTTATCGTCACAGTACAGCACATTTGCTGGCACAAGCTCTCAAACGCATTTATGGTGAGAAAAACGTGAAGCTCGGTATTGGCCCGGTCATTGAAAGTGGCTTTTACTACGACATTGATATTGAAACCCCGTTGTCCGTTGACGATCTGGCGAAGATCGAGAAGGAAATGGCCAAGATCACTCAGGAAAATCTGCCGATTACACGTCGCGCTGTCAGCCGTGAGGAAGCAACTCGTATTTTTGGAGAGCTGGAAGATCCATTGAAGCTGGAATTGATCCGTGATTTGCCGGAGGATGCGGAAATTACGATCTATGATCAGGGTGAATTTTTTGACCTGTGTCGTGGCCCGCATTTGCCATCTACCGGCCGTATCAAAGCTTTTAAACTGCTGAGTGTAGCGGGTGCATACTGGAGAGGCGATTCCAACAACAAGATGCTGCAGCGTATCTACGGAACTGCGTTCCCGAAAAAAGCGCAACTGGATGAGCATCTGCACCTGCTGGAGGAAGCGAAAAAACGCGACCACCGCAAGCTGGGTAAAGAGCTGGAGCTGTTCATGTTCTCCGAAGAAGCACCGGGTATGCCGTTCTACCTGCCTAAAGGTATGGTTGTCCGTACTGCGCTGGAGGATTACTCCCGTGAAATTCAACGCCTGCATGGCTACGAAGAAGTACGTACACCGCTGATGATGAACAATCGTCTATGGGAGCAATCGGGACACTATGAGCATTACAAAGAAAATATGTACTTCTCCGAAGTAGATGAAACTACATTTGCTTTGAAACCGATGAACTGCCCGGGACATATGCTTGTGTTCAAAAATGAGCTTCATTCTTACCGCGATCTGCCGATTCGCATATCGGAATTTGGACAAGTGCATCGTCATGAACTGTCCGGTGCGTTGAACGGTATGATGCGTGTTCGTACATTCTGTCAGGATGACGCACATATTTTTGTAACACCAGGTCAAATTGAGCAGGAGATTACCGACGTAATCAAGCTGATTAACGAAATGTATAGTGTGTTTGGCTTTGACTTTACGGTGGAGCTGTCTACACGCCCGGATGACTTTATGGGCGAGCCAGCGCTGTGGGATCAAGCGGAGCAAGCTCTGCAAAACGTACTGGATCACCTGGGCATCAGCTATCGTATCAATGCGGGCGATGGCGCGTTTTATGGTCCGAAAATCGATTTCCACATTCTCGATGCGCTCAAACGCAGCTGGCAGTGCGGAACGATCCAATTGGACTTCCAAATGCCTGAGAAATTTGACCTCACTTATGTGGGCGAGGATAACCAGAAGCACCGTCCAGTTGTTATTCACCGTGCCATTTATGGATCAATCGACCGTTTTATGGGCATCCTGACCGAGCATTTTACAGGTGCGTTCCCATTGTGGCTGGCGCCTGTCCATGCGAAGCTGCTGCCTGTATCCGAAAACTATATCGAGACTGCCAATCAGGTACAGGAAGCGCTGCTGCAAGCAGGTCTGCGTGTCGAAGTGGATACTCGCAATGAGAAGCTGGGTTATAAAATCCGTGAAGCGCAATTGGAGAAGGTTCCATATATGTTCGTCATCGGGGAGAATGAAAAAACAACCGGTACTGTAGCGGTTCGCAAACGGGGCGAAGGTGATCTGGGATCACTCAGCATTGCGGATATCGTTGAGAAAATCAGCACAGAGATTCGCGAGAAGCAGTAA